Sequence from the Bacteroidota bacterium genome:
TTTTTAACTGTTGGTGCCGATTACGATTTCTTGGGTTATACTCCCGGTAGAAATGACGTTATGGCATTTGGAATCAGATATGGAATTTCAAGGTTTGAACAAACGGTTGATGAATACCAAATTCAAAATGCTTATTGGAACAATGACACTTATACCGGAAGCTTAGATTCGCAGGTTGGATATGCGCACTGGGCAAATTTCAGATTAGGTTTAAAAGTTGAGGTACTGAAAAACTTATACCTGGGAACATCCGTTGGAGTAAACTTTCTTTTTACTGACTCAAAATTAGATAACTTTAGCAATCTGTACATTCCTGGTTTTGGAAAAAACAGAAATAATGTATCATGGGTTTTTAATTATACTGTTATGTACCTAATACCATTCAACTAAAAGTACTATGAAAAAATTAATCTATCTACTGGCTGTTATTACACTAACTGCATCGTGTAAAAAAAATGAAGGAGAAGAATGCCCTGATAAAAATGAAGATCTGGGCTTGATTTTTTCTGGTGTTGATTTTGGATCGTGTATATATAATCTAAATGAAAATAACTTTATTGTAAGAGACTCTGTCGAATACGTCCTGTTACAGGAAAAGATTAATGAAGGAAAAATAGGCGATGAAGAATGTACTTTCCCGGAAATAAATTTTGACGAATACAGCTTATTGGGCCAATATGCACAGGCATCGGGATGTACAGTAAACTTCAACAGAAATGTTGAGGTTGATTCAACTGCCAAACAAATTGATTATATTATTTCTCCTATTGGATGCGGAGAATGTGATATGCTTGGATTTAGCTACAATTTCGTACTTGTGTCTCCAAAAATCTCCGAAGATTATCAAATATTCTTTAATGGTAGCAGCAAACAGCCATAACATTTGACAATATTTTAAACACTTTTAATTGATTTAACTAAAACATGCCGATATTTTCACTATATTGGCTTACATTCTTCAATTAACTATCGGACAGTAATCGTTAGTACATAAAGAATCATCCCAAACACCTATCTAATTTATAATTTTTAGACCGTTTAACTATGTCGTTTTTTGCAAGTAATATTAAGTTATTAAGAAAAAGAAAGCACCTATCCCAAGATGCCGTTGCAAAACAACTTAAACTAACCAGGTCATCATTGAGCGGTTATGAAAACTCTACCGCACAGGCGCCTTATGATGTCTTGCTAAGCTTATCGGAATTCTACAATATTTCTGTTGATATTATCTTAAAAAAAGACCTTAAAAAGGTTCCCGCAAAAAGTCTTTCCCGAATGGAAATTAGCGGTAACTATGATATACACGGAAATAAATTACGAACTTTAGTTACAAGTTCAACAGATAATACGGAATCGAATGCCGAACTGGTTCCTATTCAGGCAATAGATGTTTATCACACTAATCTAAACGACCCTGAGTTTATTAAGGAATTACCCCTTATGAAGCTTCCGTTTTTATCGGACAATAAAAAATACAGAGCATTTCCAATAGCTGACAACTCTATGCCTCCGTTAGAAAAAGGAGCTTATATAGTGGGAGAGTTCTTCTCTGACTGGAGCAATATAGAGGAGGGAAAATATTATGTAATTGTAAGTGAAACAGAAGGAGTACAATTCAAACAGCTTTTCAGAAGCAATTCTGATATAAACAGCTTTCAACTATGTTCAAACGACCCTGTTTTTAATCCACTGAACATTAACATTTCTGACGTTAAAGAGATTTGGAAATTTGTCAGCTATATCAGTAAGTCGATAGATAACAAGACACATTCGCAGGATCATTTATTCTTCACTGTAAAAGAGTTACAGAGAAAGATAGACACAATAGAAAAACACTTAAAAATATAAAGAGATGCAATAAATATTGCACCTCTTTACCTTTTCTAAAATATTAACTACTTCTAAAATTTATATGCCAGTCCTAATATAATTTGAGAACCGCGGTTATCGAAATTTACTTCAGGGAATTCTTCTGCGGCGAGATTATGCTTTACAGCAAACTCATATCTTGCGTCAACTAAAATAGAGCCTAATTCAACTCCTACTCCAGCCTGACCTCCAATACTCATATTTTCTTTAACAACAATATCGATCGATTCTGAACTTAATTTAGAACCTAAATTCCATGAAGCTACAGGACCTCCATAAAGCCTTACCATTCCCAGCATTTTCCAACCTACAAGAACCGGTAGGTCAAATCTGTTTGTACTAAGAGTTGTGGTTTCAGAATTTAGAATATCACTAAGGGGATCATTTACCTTAACATTAAGCCTTGTAAAAGTTGGCTCAGCCTGAACATACAATCCTAAAATAGGTATTTTCATTCTTACAAAAGCTCCGGCATGAAAACCAAACGCATTTTCCGGATCCATAGCTTCAGATAATCCATTATCAGCATCAATATCAGCCAAATTATAATTCAGTCCTGCTTTTAATCCATATGCCATTTGTGCATTCGCGCTATTAAATGCAACAATCAGCACTGCAAAAAGTAAAATCTTCTTCATATTTAAGTTTTTAGTTTATTAGCTAATATAAAAACAATAACTATTCAATATTTAGCTCCCCTATAACTTTCTACCTTAATAATACTAATTCATTAGATTCTTCAAACAGACCTATAGCCCTAATAAATTAAGGGTTTTAATTATTTTATTGAATACCTTCAAAAAAAAGACTAAGAATACATCCTAATTTTATTGTAATATTTTCTTACTCCGACAGACCTAAATTAAGTATATGTGTATGCACAAAAAAAAGACCGGGAATAAACCCGGTCTTCAAATATCTCTAAATTAAATACTATTGTCTAATTACTTTTTCTTATTTGCCTGTTGCTTTTGAGCATCCTGCATCATCTGATTCATTTTCTGACTCCATTTTGATTTTGCCTTTGCAGGTTTCTTTTTGTTTTCCTGCATTTGAGCGTGAATCTTATCCTCATCAATAATATATTTCTTAATAATAAAAATCTGAATTATTGATATAAAGTTTGATAAGAAATAATAGTAACTCAACCCTGAAGCATAACTGTTAAACCAGAAAATCATCATTACCGGCATCAAATACATCATGTACTTCATATTTGGCATACCTGGTTGAGTTGGCTGATTCATTCCTGCCCCCGACATCATAGTATATACCATCAATGCAGCAGCCATTAATAAAGTAAATAGCGAAATATGATCGCCATAACCCCAAATATAAAATGGTAATTGAAGTATAGAATCATAAGATGATAAATCTTCAGCCCAAAGGAAAGATTCCTGTCTTAATTCTATAGCAGACGGGAAAAATCGGAACATTGCAAATAATATTGGCATCTGTAATAAAGCCGGTAAACATCCTGCCATTGGATTTACTCCCGCT
This genomic interval carries:
- a CDS encoding DUF6048 family protein, which gives rise to MIQKNISISFLNKKFLTAVFLLFTVFSYSQENTDNKNTESSKPTVASDTIPYKYGLRLGIDLKGPISTLLNSDNELIKATADARIYKNYFVAAEMGYEKNIYESVNLNYTTSGYFLTVGADYDFLGYTPGRNDVMAFGIRYGISRFEQTVDEYQIQNAYWNNDTYTGSLDSQVGYAHWANFRLGLKVEVLKNLYLGTSVGVNFLFTDSKLDNFSNLYIPGFGKNRNNVSWVFNYTVMYLIPFN
- a CDS encoding helix-turn-helix transcriptional regulator, translated to MSFFASNIKLLRKRKHLSQDAVAKQLKLTRSSLSGYENSTAQAPYDVLLSLSEFYNISVDIILKKDLKKVPAKSLSRMEISGNYDIHGNKLRTLVTSSTDNTESNAELVPIQAIDVYHTNLNDPEFIKELPLMKLPFLSDNKKYRAFPIADNSMPPLEKGAYIVGEFFSDWSNIEEGKYYVIVSETEGVQFKQLFRSNSDINSFQLCSNDPVFNPLNINISDVKEIWKFVSYISKSIDNKTHSQDHLFFTVKELQRKIDTIEKHLKI
- a CDS encoding outer membrane beta-barrel protein — translated: MKKILLFAVLIVAFNSANAQMAYGLKAGLNYNLADIDADNGLSEAMDPENAFGFHAGAFVRMKIPILGLYVQAEPTFTRLNVKVNDPLSDILNSETTTLSTNRFDLPVLVGWKMLGMVRLYGGPVASWNLGSKLSSESIDIVVKENMSIGGQAGVGVELGSILVDARYEFAVKHNLAAEEFPEVNFDNRGSQIILGLAYKF